In one Echinicola marina genomic region, the following are encoded:
- the uvrB gene encoding excinuclease ABC subunit UvrB, with protein MDFKIISDYSPTGDQPAAIKNLSEGINAGEPSQVLLGVTGSGKTFTVANVIQEVQKPTLVLCHNKTLAAQLYGEFKQFFPENSVEYFISYYDYYQPEAFIPTSGVYIEKDLSINEEIEKLRLSATSALLSGRRDVIVVASVSCIYGIGNPEEFGKNVVKLQEGDRIPRNQLLFKLVDILYSRANADFKHGTFRVKGDTVDIFVAYADFAYRIYFWGDEIEAIQRIDPATGKKLSSEKLITIFPANLFVTGRDVIDVAIKEIQDDLMAQISFFEKDMRLEEATRLRERTEFDLEMIRELGYCSGVENYSRYFDRRAAGARPFCLLDYFPDDFLMVIDESHVTIPQIRAMWGGDRSRKVNLVDFGFRLPSALDNRPLKFDEFESLTNQLIYVSATPADYELNQTDGVVVEQIIRPTGLLDPLIDVRPSGNQIDDLLEEIDQTIKQGDRVLVTTLTKRMAEELNKFLERAGIKCRYIHSEVKSLDRVEILRELRLGIFDVLVGVNLLREGLDLPEVSLVAILDADKEGFLRNERSLVQTIGRAARNENGRVIMYADKVTASMQRAIDETKRRRGIQIAYNEEHGITPKTVIKSKEKIMGQTKVADSKKNAKFYDDHFTDDQAYAADPVVQYLSKDKLEKLIPQTQKQMEKAAKELNFMEAARLRDEWQGLKKRLEELKRMD; from the coding sequence ATGGATTTCAAAATAATATCTGATTACAGTCCTACAGGCGATCAACCTGCCGCTATCAAAAACCTCTCTGAGGGGATCAATGCGGGAGAACCTTCTCAAGTGCTTTTAGGGGTGACCGGCTCTGGAAAAACCTTTACAGTTGCCAATGTAATTCAGGAAGTCCAAAAACCTACTTTAGTACTCTGTCACAACAAAACCTTGGCAGCACAGCTTTACGGCGAGTTCAAGCAGTTTTTTCCTGAAAATTCAGTAGAGTATTTTATTTCCTACTATGATTATTATCAACCAGAAGCATTTATACCCACCAGTGGAGTATATATCGAAAAGGATCTTTCGATCAATGAGGAAATAGAAAAATTAAGACTTAGCGCCACTTCAGCCCTGCTATCAGGGCGTAGGGATGTTATCGTAGTGGCATCTGTTTCCTGTATCTATGGTATTGGTAATCCAGAAGAATTTGGAAAGAATGTAGTTAAACTTCAGGAAGGAGACCGAATCCCAAGAAACCAATTACTTTTCAAGCTAGTGGACATCCTCTACAGCCGTGCCAATGCAGACTTCAAACATGGTACCTTCAGGGTAAAGGGTGATACTGTGGATATCTTTGTGGCCTATGCAGACTTTGCCTACAGAATTTATTTCTGGGGTGATGAAATAGAAGCCATTCAGCGGATTGATCCTGCTACAGGCAAAAAACTATCCAGCGAAAAGCTGATCACGATTTTCCCTGCCAACCTGTTTGTAACAGGCAGGGATGTCATAGATGTCGCCATCAAAGAAATCCAAGATGATTTGATGGCCCAGATTTCCTTTTTTGAAAAGGATATGCGGCTGGAAGAAGCCACCAGGTTAAGAGAAAGAACAGAATTTGACCTGGAAATGATCAGGGAATTGGGCTATTGTTCAGGTGTGGAAAACTATTCCAGGTACTTTGATAGGAGAGCAGCAGGAGCAAGACCTTTCTGCCTCTTGGACTATTTCCCAGATGACTTCTTGATGGTCATAGATGAAAGTCATGTGACCATCCCACAGATCAGGGCCATGTGGGGCGGTGATCGCTCCAGAAAGGTCAATTTGGTGGACTTTGGGTTTAGACTGCCTTCTGCATTGGATAACCGTCCCCTAAAATTTGATGAATTTGAATCCCTAACCAATCAACTCATCTATGTCAGTGCCACTCCAGCAGATTATGAACTGAACCAAACTGATGGGGTAGTAGTGGAGCAGATTATCCGTCCAACGGGACTTTTGGATCCTCTAATAGATGTGAGGCCAAGTGGTAATCAGATTGACGACTTATTGGAGGAAATCGACCAAACCATTAAGCAGGGCGACAGGGTCTTGGTGACCACCTTGACCAAAAGAATGGCAGAGGAGCTCAATAAATTCTTGGAAAGAGCTGGCATCAAATGTCGTTATATACACTCCGAAGTAAAATCTCTGGACAGGGTAGAAATCCTTAGGGAATTACGTTTGGGGATTTTTGATGTTTTGGTAGGGGTTAACCTACTAAGAGAAGGGTTGGACTTACCTGAAGTTTCCCTCGTGGCCATTTTGGATGCAGATAAGGAAGGGTTCCTGAGAAATGAAAGGAGTTTGGTGCAGACTATCGGTAGAGCAGCCAGAAATGAAAATGGTCGGGTAATCATGTATGCAGATAAGGTTACCGCCTCCATGCAGCGGGCCATAGACGAGACGAAAAGAAGGAGAGGAATTCAGATTGCATATAATGAGGAGCATGGCATCACTCCAAAAACAGTCATCAAGTCCAAAGAAAAAATCATGGGGCAAACCAAAGTGGCAGACAGTAAAAAGAATGCCAAGTTCTATGATGATCACTTTACGGATGACCAAGCCTATGCCGCAGATCCTGTGGTACAATATTTGAGCAAGGACAAGCTGGAAAAATTGATCCCACAAACCCAAAAACAAATGGAAAAAGCAGCCAAAGAACTCAACTTCATGGAAGCAGCCCGACTAAGGGACGAATGGCAGGGATTAAAGAAAAGACTGGAAGAGCTCAAACGCATGGACTGA
- a CDS encoding AlbA family DNA-binding domain-containing protein, whose protein sequence is MTLQEVTRLAQKGEGLHIEFKKKASHPEKIVREIIALSNTDGGYLMIGVDDDKTVSGQRYIEEDVYVLEKAIKEKIRPTVNYKLSIIPINEKKGVAVYQFEKSPKRPHFLYEDGRKKSYVRVEDRTVQASREVWEILRRGKNEKNIIFNYGDKETKLMQALNEHESITLKEYSKIARLPRFIASKTLVRLVLANVLQVVPQEQEDLFRLKN, encoded by the coding sequence ATGACACTTCAGGAAGTGACAAGACTGGCCCAAAAGGGTGAAGGCTTACATATTGAATTCAAAAAAAAGGCGTCACACCCTGAGAAAATTGTCAGAGAAATTATCGCTTTGTCCAATACCGATGGTGGCTACCTTATGATAGGAGTGGATGATGATAAAACCGTAAGTGGCCAAAGGTATATTGAGGAAGATGTTTATGTGCTGGAAAAAGCCATTAAAGAAAAAATCCGACCCACGGTAAATTATAAACTATCGATCATTCCTATCAATGAAAAAAAGGGAGTAGCGGTTTACCAGTTTGAAAAAAGCCCCAAAAGGCCGCATTTTTTATATGAAGACGGCCGAAAGAAATCCTATGTAAGAGTGGAAGACCGCACGGTGCAAGCAAGCAGGGAAGTGTGGGAAATCCTTCGCAGGGGCAAAAATGAAAAGAATATTATCTTCAATTATGGAGATAAGGAAACCAAACTCATGCAGGCGCTCAATGAACATGAGTCCATTACCCTAAAGGAATATTCCAAAATCGCCAGATTACCAAGATTTATTGCCTCAAAGACCTTGGTGAGATTGGTCCTAGCCAATGTCCTGCAGGTGGTTCCTCAGGAACAGGAGGATTTATTTAGGCTAAAAAATTAA
- a CDS encoding regulatory protein RecX, which yields MSFQRKDYSNEQQKKSLSPSEAKVKIAAFCAYQERSQQEVRDKLYSYGLFSEEVEDLISLMITENFLNEERFAQSYVRGKFNLKKWGKIKIEQGLKQHRITVNCIKSGMREIEQDQYWETLLGLAQKKWETTHDTDLFKKKVKVHRYLLSRGFENDLVQAALEEIRSGK from the coding sequence ATGTCCTTCCAAAGAAAAGATTATTCAAATGAGCAACAGAAAAAATCACTAAGCCCTTCGGAGGCCAAGGTAAAGATCGCTGCTTTTTGTGCTTATCAGGAAAGAAGCCAACAGGAAGTAAGGGATAAACTGTACAGCTATGGGCTCTTCAGTGAGGAAGTGGAGGACTTGATTTCTTTAATGATCACTGAGAATTTTTTGAATGAAGAGCGATTTGCCCAATCCTATGTCAGGGGAAAGTTCAACCTAAAAAAGTGGGGGAAAATTAAGATTGAGCAGGGCCTGAAGCAGCATCGAATCACTGTTAATTGCATAAAGTCAGGAATGAGGGAGATTGAACAAGACCAGTACTGGGAGACATTGTTGGGGCTTGCCCAAAAGAAATGGGAGACTACCCATGATACTGATTTGTTTAAGAAGAAGGTGAAAGTTCATCGGTATTTGTTGAGCCGGGGATTTGAGAATGACTTGGTTCAGGCAGCCTTGGAGGAGATTAGGAGCGGGAAATGA
- the tpiA gene encoding triose-phosphate isomerase, with protein sequence MRKKIVAGNWKMNGTQEEGQKLTSEIVNMVQDERISDVTVVLNPPFVHASNVKKLIGGVPNIFLGGQNCSDKESGAYTGETSAKILASFGAKYVIIGHSERREYFNESNEELTAKVKQALANDLTPIFCCGEPLEIREAGSHEDYVKEQLTASLFGLTEEEFSKIVIAYEPIWAIGTGKTASSDQAQDMHAAIRAHLASKYGQAIADETSILYGGSCKPDNAVEIFSKADVDGGLIGGASLKSRDFVDIIKSF encoded by the coding sequence ATGCGCAAAAAAATCGTCGCCGGTAACTGGAAAATGAACGGAACGCAGGAAGAAGGCCAAAAGCTAACTTCTGAAATTGTCAATATGGTACAGGACGAACGCATCAGCGATGTGACTGTAGTCTTGAACCCTCCATTTGTCCATGCTTCAAATGTAAAAAAATTGATCGGTGGAGTTCCTAACATCTTCCTAGGTGGACAAAACTGCTCAGATAAGGAATCTGGTGCTTACACTGGTGAAACTTCCGCTAAAATCTTAGCTTCTTTCGGTGCTAAATATGTGATCATCGGTCACAGTGAGCGTAGAGAATATTTCAACGAAAGCAATGAAGAGCTTACTGCTAAAGTTAAGCAAGCCCTTGCCAATGATTTGACGCCAATCTTCTGCTGTGGAGAGCCGCTTGAGATCAGAGAAGCTGGTAGCCACGAGGATTATGTAAAAGAGCAGCTTACGGCCAGTCTTTTCGGTTTGACTGAAGAGGAATTCTCAAAAATCGTTATTGCTTACGAACCAATCTGGGCAATCGGAACGGGTAAAACAGCCTCTTCTGACCAGGCTCAGGACATGCATGCAGCTATCAGAGCTCACCTTGCCTCTAAATATGGCCAAGCAATCGCTGATGAGACTTCTATCCTTTATGGAGGAAGCTGTAAGCCTGATAATGCTGTGGAGATCTTCTCTAAAGCTGATGTAGACGGTGGTTTGATCGGTGGTGCTTCTCTTAAATCAAGAGACTTCGTAGATATCATCAAGTCATTCTAA
- the prmA gene encoding 50S ribosomal protein L11 methyltransferase: MDYLEFKINCTEEYNEILIAELAEVGFDSFLETDQGIEAYIQEDLFDRAAYDEVIEKYREAAEIIVEEGKMPKVNWNEEWEKHYDPISIGKEVYVRASFHAPLEGVKHDILINPKMSFGTGHHATTYLMLSHQLEIPHEGKSIIDIGSGTGILAIMAHKLGASHIEAFDIDNWCVDNGNENFELNGINDVKMGHGTIREVNPSGPFDIVLANINKNVLLDEMEVYVSLMKPSAKLLLSGFYENDVPDIQYRAESLGLKLKGQKEKDNWAAVVFEKQ, encoded by the coding sequence ATGGATTACCTGGAGTTTAAAATCAACTGTACCGAGGAGTACAATGAAATTCTTATCGCAGAATTGGCAGAAGTGGGCTTTGATTCATTTTTGGAGACCGACCAAGGCATTGAAGCTTATATTCAGGAAGATCTTTTTGACCGAGCAGCCTATGATGAAGTCATCGAAAAGTACCGTGAGGCTGCAGAAATAATCGTTGAAGAGGGAAAAATGCCCAAGGTCAATTGGAACGAAGAATGGGAAAAACATTATGACCCGATTTCCATTGGCAAGGAAGTTTATGTTCGTGCTTCCTTTCATGCGCCATTGGAAGGGGTAAAACATGATATCCTCATCAATCCAAAAATGTCCTTTGGCACTGGACATCATGCCACTACTTACCTAATGCTTTCCCATCAGCTGGAGATTCCTCATGAGGGCAAAAGTATCATTGATATTGGTTCTGGAACAGGCATCTTGGCCATCATGGCACATAAGCTGGGAGCTTCCCATATAGAAGCCTTTGATATCGATAATTGGTGTGTGGATAATGGCAATGAGAATTTCGAGCTCAATGGTATTAATGATGTAAAAATGGGACATGGCACTATTCGTGAAGTAAACCCTTCTGGACCTTTTGACATTGTATTGGCCAATATCAACAAGAATGTGCTTCTGGATGAAATGGAGGTTTATGTTTCCTTGATGAAACCGTCTGCCAAACTATTGCTCAGTGGTTTTTATGAAAATGATGTACCCGATATTCAATACAGAGCAGAATCTCTGGGCTTAAAACTCAAGGGCCAAAAGGAAAAAGACAACTGGGCTGCTGTAGTCTTTGAGAAGCAATAG
- a CDS encoding Rieske (2Fe-2S) protein: MGKFRLGQSKEDVKGMLPEGNIKVTQLGAKKLCVVRLGEKVYAFEQLCPHRGAALKDGHINRFEEVICPLHSYRFNMNTGQLTSGGGCGDLEVYKTNLTEEGLEIFV; the protein is encoded by the coding sequence ATGGGGAAATTTAGATTGGGGCAATCAAAAGAAGATGTAAAGGGCATGCTGCCTGAGGGAAATATAAAGGTGACCCAATTAGGGGCCAAGAAGCTTTGCGTGGTGAGATTGGGGGAAAAGGTATATGCATTTGAGCAGCTTTGTCCACATCGAGGAGCTGCGCTAAAGGATGGACATATTAATCGATTTGAAGAGGTTATTTGTCCTTTGCATTCCTATCGCTTTAATATGAACACAGGCCAGCTGACTTCTGGTGGCGGTTGCGGGGATTTGGAGGTTTATAAAACCAATTTGACGGAAGAGGGCCTGGAGATATTTGTTTGA
- a CDS encoding TerC family protein: MEIFLQSETWIALLTLTFLEIVLGVDNIIFISIVSNKLPEDQQPKARNIGLLLAMFFRIGLLLGISFIIQFTEPLFTVFGHGFSGRDLILAGGGMFLLFKSTIEIHHKMEGETEEVKTKTGASFGSVLFQIILLDMIFSFDSILTAVGLVDHVSIMIIAVVISLLIMMVFAGKISEFINKHPTLQILALSFLILIGVMLFVEGFHVEVPKGYIYFAVFFSLAVELVNMRMRKKTAKKPVELHSRMKEADEK; encoded by the coding sequence ATGGAAATATTTCTTCAGAGTGAAACCTGGATCGCACTTTTGACATTGACTTTTCTGGAAATCGTATTGGGGGTGGATAATATTATTTTTATCTCCATAGTTTCCAATAAACTTCCTGAGGACCAACAACCAAAAGCCAGAAATATAGGTCTGCTATTGGCCATGTTTTTTAGGATTGGCCTGCTATTGGGAATATCCTTTATTATCCAGTTTACCGAGCCGTTATTTACCGTATTTGGCCATGGTTTTAGTGGTAGGGATTTGATCCTGGCCGGTGGAGGGATGTTCTTACTCTTCAAATCCACTATTGAGATTCACCATAAGATGGAAGGTGAAACCGAGGAAGTGAAAACAAAGACCGGAGCGAGTTTTGGGAGTGTTTTATTCCAAATCATATTGTTGGATATGATATTCTCCTTTGATAGTATTTTGACAGCTGTGGGCTTGGTGGACCATGTCAGCATTATGATTATTGCTGTAGTCATCTCCTTATTGATCATGATGGTGTTTGCAGGAAAAATCAGTGAGTTTATCAACAAACATCCGACTTTGCAGATATTGGCCTTGAGCTTTTTGATATTAATTGGGGTAATGCTGTTTGTGGAGGGATTCCATGTGGAAGTACCGAAGGGCTACATCTATTTTGCGGTATTTTTCTCCTTGGCAGTAGAGCTAGTCAATATGCGTATGCGTAAGAAAACGGCCAAGAAACCAGTAGAGCTGCATTCGAGGATGAAGGAAGCAGATGAAAAGTAA
- a CDS encoding FKBP-type peptidyl-prolyl cis-trans isomerase — MIAEKNKVVSVAYELHIDDGENGKEFKEKVTKDQAFPFLFGAGNTLPALEEAIAGKSIGDTFEVFIDFENAYGDYDESKVTIIPKANFKENGKKNKDMLKVGRVIPMQDDQGNQLRGEILKVDYKGVHMDFNSPLAGYDLFFKGEIVEIRDADPEEIEHGHVHGPGGHHHH, encoded by the coding sequence ATGATAGCAGAAAAGAACAAAGTAGTCAGTGTGGCTTATGAACTCCATATAGACGATGGAGAAAATGGCAAGGAATTCAAAGAAAAGGTCACCAAAGACCAAGCATTTCCTTTCCTTTTTGGAGCAGGGAACACCCTTCCAGCATTGGAAGAAGCTATTGCTGGCAAAAGTATTGGGGACACCTTTGAAGTATTTATTGACTTTGAAAATGCCTATGGAGATTATGATGAGAGCAAGGTAACCATCATTCCCAAAGCCAACTTCAAGGAAAACGGTAAGAAAAACAAAGACATGCTGAAAGTCGGCCGAGTGATCCCTATGCAGGATGATCAAGGCAACCAACTCAGAGGTGAGATCCTAAAAGTGGATTATAAAGGCGTACACATGGATTTCAACTCTCCATTGGCTGGTTATGATCTTTTTTTTAAAGGAGAAATCGTTGAAATAAGGGATGCTGACCCCGAAGAGATCGAACACGGTCACGTTCATGGCCCAGGTGGACATCATCACCATTAA
- a CDS encoding peptidase associated/transthyretin-like domain-containing protein, protein MIRTILLLLFFIAKPLLLQAQETVVIEGKVIDAKTGQGIPVVRISSSLERVSSDETGNFVIKANVGDQLSFVHLTFETVYYPVSGDDVGLEISLTERILELREFEVTDFPSEQAFKEAMMNTTIDYASKRKIMGNNLQTIMKIKDLGYQYDFSSYNTLLNNVNTGGGITLFSSNPSHGLLGAFKKLINGKPRSQTLGSGPIEALDTRPLWKNPLEVDTLKYKE, encoded by the coding sequence ATGATCAGGACCATTTTACTTTTGCTCTTTTTTATTGCCAAGCCTTTATTGTTACAGGCTCAGGAGACTGTTGTGATTGAAGGGAAGGTAATTGATGCAAAGACAGGACAAGGTATTCCGGTAGTAAGGATCAGCAGCTCTTTGGAGCGGGTTTCTTCAGATGAAACTGGAAACTTTGTGATTAAAGCCAATGTTGGAGATCAATTATCTTTTGTTCATTTGACTTTCGAAACGGTTTATTATCCTGTTTCAGGAGATGATGTAGGTCTGGAGATTTCACTAACAGAGCGCATATTGGAACTTAGGGAATTTGAGGTCACTGATTTTCCCAGTGAGCAAGCTTTTAAGGAGGCGATGATGAATACAACTATTGATTATGCCTCCAAAAGAAAAATCATGGGGAATAATCTTCAGACCATCATGAAGATAAAAGATTTAGGGTATCAATATGACTTTTCAAGTTATAATACCTTGCTCAACAATGTTAATACTGGAGGAGGAATTACATTGTTTTCCAGCAATCCCTCTCATGGATTGTTGGGCGCTTTCAAGAAATTAATTAACGGAAAACCTAGAAGTCAGACTTTGGGAAGCGGACCAATAGAAGCGCTTGACACCAGGCCATTATGGAAGAACCCTTTAGAGGTGGACACCTTAAAATACAAGGAATGA
- a CDS encoding GMC family oxidoreductase, with the protein MANLNIKSKEENTYGAIVIGSGMSGGFAAKELCDKGVKTLVLERGRKVEHNKDYPTTHMMPWEFEHRGQIPEDIQRENPSISRCYAYREDAAHFFVKDTDHPYIQEKPFDWIRGYQTGGKSLLWARQVQRWSDFDFEGPARDGFAVDWPIRYKELEPWYSYVEKFVGVAGFHDGIAHLPDGEFLPGIELTAGEEYFKAQMAEKYPDRHVISGRCAHITGNAEYYAKQGRGICQHRVLCQRGCPFGGYFSSNSATLPWAARTGNLTLQNDAVVHSIIYDEAKQKATGVRVIDANTKEMKEYYAPIIFVNASALNTNLILLNSTSNRFPNGLGNDNGLMGKYIAFHNYRGGISAEYNGLQEYTTEGKRPTSGYMPRFRNVHKQETNFLRGYAAGLHGSRSKEVNYDGAGSNLVSNMMNPSYGPWKIGSHMMGETIPKESNYVALDSEQKDEWGMPIIKVNVDYDQNDEDMLKDYREQMAEMFDAAGFKNIRTWDDGRRPGLDIHEMGGVRMGKDPKTSLVNKHNQLHACTNVYVTDGACMTSTSTQNPSLTYMVFAARAVDHALKNKG; encoded by the coding sequence ATGGCTAATCTGAATATAAAAAGTAAAGAAGAGAACACATACGGGGCTATAGTTATTGGTTCTGGAATGAGTGGAGGTTTTGCAGCGAAGGAATTATGCGATAAGGGTGTGAAGACTTTGGTCTTGGAAAGGGGCAGAAAAGTGGAACATAATAAAGATTATCCTACTACCCATATGATGCCTTGGGAGTTTGAACATAGAGGCCAGATTCCAGAGGATATTCAAAGAGAAAACCCCTCTATCAGTAGGTGCTATGCCTATCGGGAAGATGCGGCTCACTTTTTCGTAAAAGATACAGATCATCCCTATATTCAAGAAAAGCCCTTTGACTGGATTCGTGGTTACCAGACTGGCGGTAAATCCTTGCTTTGGGCGAGACAGGTACAGCGATGGAGTGATTTTGATTTTGAAGGACCGGCTAGGGATGGCTTTGCGGTGGATTGGCCGATCAGATATAAGGAATTGGAGCCATGGTACAGCTATGTGGAGAAGTTTGTTGGAGTTGCCGGTTTCCATGATGGAATTGCCCATTTACCAGATGGGGAGTTTTTGCCGGGAATAGAACTAACCGCGGGAGAAGAATATTTCAAGGCTCAAATGGCCGAGAAATATCCTGATCGTCATGTAATCAGTGGCCGCTGTGCCCATATTACCGGAAATGCCGAATATTATGCCAAACAAGGACGTGGTATCTGCCAGCACAGGGTACTGTGTCAAAGAGGCTGTCCATTTGGGGGCTATTTTAGCAGTAACTCGGCTACGTTGCCTTGGGCTGCCAGAACGGGGAATTTGACACTTCAGAATGACGCGGTGGTGCATTCCATTATTTATGATGAAGCTAAGCAAAAGGCCACAGGTGTGAGGGTGATAGATGCCAATACCAAAGAAATGAAGGAGTATTATGCTCCCATCATTTTTGTCAATGCCAGTGCATTGAATACAAATTTGATTTTGCTTAATTCCACTTCCAATCGTTTTCCTAATGGATTGGGCAATGATAATGGCCTGATGGGGAAATATATTGCTTTCCATAATTATAGAGGAGGAATTTCTGCTGAATATAATGGTTTACAAGAATATACTACAGAAGGCAAGCGTCCAACCAGCGGTTATATGCCAAGGTTTCGTAATGTGCATAAGCAAGAAACCAATTTCTTGAGGGGCTATGCAGCAGGACTTCATGGCAGTAGGTCCAAGGAAGTCAATTATGATGGGGCTGGAAGTAATTTGGTTTCCAATATGATGAACCCAAGTTATGGTCCATGGAAAATCGGCTCTCATATGATGGGGGAAACTATTCCCAAGGAAAGCAATTATGTGGCTTTGGATAGTGAACAGAAAGATGAGTGGGGTATGCCGATCATCAAGGTAAATGTGGATTATGACCAGAATGATGAGGATATGCTAAAGGATTACCGGGAGCAAATGGCGGAAATGTTTGATGCAGCGGGATTCAAGAATATCCGTACTTGGGATGATGGAAGAAGACCAGGGCTGGATATCCACGAAATGGGTGGTGTAAGAATGGGTAAGGACCCTAAGACTTCATTGGTGAACAAGCATAATCAGCTACATGCCTGTACCAATGTATATGTTACAGACGGAGCTTGTATGACTTCTACCAGTACCCAAAACCCTTCATTGACCTATATGGTGTTTGCGGCAAGGGCGGTAGACCATGCATTGAAAAATAAGGGATAA
- a CDS encoding gluconate 2-dehydrogenase subunit 3 family protein produces MMNRRLALKQLALVTGGLALIPGCDFSEEKILATYDELQITEGQQQVLKSLVNTIIPKTDLKGAVELGVHDFVLVMANDCLGQEDQERFVKGLKGFDDHIKSSYGTQFLKMDQGKAEAAVEELLNGEQGADAEAYQYFVKMTKKYTIQGYMASEYVMTELMPYTLVPGPNFNGSKKIVPGEKVNING; encoded by the coding sequence ATGATGAACAGAAGATTAGCCTTAAAGCAGTTGGCTTTGGTGACAGGGGGACTTGCCCTGATTCCAGGTTGTGATTTCAGCGAAGAAAAGATACTGGCCACCTATGATGAGCTGCAAATTACCGAAGGACAGCAGCAGGTGTTAAAATCTCTAGTAAATACAATTATCCCAAAGACAGATTTAAAAGGCGCAGTGGAATTAGGCGTGCATGATTTTGTCCTGGTGATGGCCAATGATTGTCTGGGTCAAGAAGATCAGGAGCGCTTTGTTAAGGGATTAAAGGGCTTTGATGACCATATCAAAAGTAGTTATGGTACTCAGTTTTTAAAGATGGATCAAGGTAAAGCGGAAGCGGCTGTAGAGGAATTATTGAATGGAGAGCAGGGTGCTGATGCAGAAGCCTATCAATATTTTGTGAAGATGACCAAGAAATATACGATCCAAGGTTATATGGCTTCGGAGTATGTGATGACCGAATTGATGCCCTATACATTGGTTCCCGGTCCAAATTTTAATGGAAGTAAGAAAATAGTACCTGGCGAAAAAGTGAATATTAATGGCTAA